A window of Cyanobacteria bacterium GSL.Bin1 contains these coding sequences:
- a CDS encoding SRPBCC family protein translates to MILNFSFKFIAKKERICCQFSLYKTYRVLSNAPVDVLWEKLINLGDVSWNPLLDHTNAPQGLRAKPGLIYQAVTRLMPIPIRVFVEKVNPGEFLSLRVLAIPGLENRVTYQVESTLIGTYVSCSITLRGWLSPFLWWMIRPYASRVVRELAQSAESAQQVS, encoded by the coding sequence GTGATTCTTAATTTTTCGTTTAAGTTCATCGCAAAAAAGGAACGAATTTGCTGCCAGTTTTCCCTTTACAAAACGTATCGGGTACTCAGCAATGCACCGGTGGACGTTTTGTGGGAAAAACTGATTAACCTCGGAGATGTATCTTGGAATCCCCTGCTCGATCATACCAATGCCCCTCAGGGGTTACGAGCGAAACCCGGCTTAATTTATCAAGCGGTAACGCGGCTGATGCCGATTCCAATCCGTGTCTTTGTGGAAAAAGTCAATCCCGGTGAATTCCTAAGTTTACGAGTCCTGGCGATTCCGGGATTAGAAAATCGCGTGACTTATCAGGTCGAATCAACCCTGATTGGCACTTATGTTTCTTGTTCCATCACGTTACGGGGCTGGTTATCACCATTTTTGTGGTGGATGATTCGTCCTTATGCTTCGCGAGTGGTGCGAGAATTAGCTCAATCGGCTGAATCCGCCCAACAAGTTAGCTAA